Within the Halorhabdus rudnickae genome, the region GACGTATGCTTCGGGCTGGTAATAATCGTAGTAGGAGACGAAATATTCGACGGCATTGTTCGGGAACAGTTCGCGGAACTCCTCGTAGAGCTGTGCCGCCAGCGTCTTGTTGTGGGCGATGACCAGCGTCGGCTGTTGGATCTCCTCGATGACCCACGAGACGGTATTCGTCTTGCCGGAGCCAGTGACTCCGAGGAGGGTCTGTTTGTCCTGGCCCGAGCGATAGCCTTCGGCGAGTTGCTCGATGGCGTCGGGCTGGTCGCCTGCGGGCTCGAAGGGCGCGTCGACGCGGAACTCGCTTTCGGCGTCCGGTCGGTCGGGCGAGAGGGGGCCACTGGTGTCGCTCATTGTGTCAGTGGTAACCGCTTGGGCTACTTGACCGCCTCGCTCGCTTCGACCGTGTGGTCGCGTTGTCGCTCGCAACGTCAGCAGGACGACTGTCTCAGCAATCGGGTGTCTCCCCTACACCGGCCCCGCCCAGGCGAGACCGACGTCAGCCGGACGAACGCCAATGATATTCATCTAATCGGCGTGTACAGCCGAACAGGCCCGATACCTATCCAAATAATATAAAAAATGTTAAAAATATATCAAATATATCGAGGAGAATTATTTTGTATATCAAACCAAGAGACATATTCATGAGTCGAATTAGGAGAGAACTATTGTCGGATTCGGCAGTATCTGTGTCTTAATCGTCCTGATCGCCACACTCTCCGCGGGAGCGGGAGCTGTGCCGGCACCGGACAGCACGCACAACAAAACACAACCAGACGGGACAGGGTTCGAAGCACGCCAGTGGGGAGACGCGTTTAATCACGGTTGGGAAACGACTCGTGGGTATACTATTGTACAAGGCGATAACGGGTACTGGCGGTACGCAGACAAGGGCCAAAGTGGATCACTTGCGCCATCCCACGCCCGCGTCGGTATCGACGCCCCTCCAGCGACGGTCCAAAAACACCTCCGTCCTAGCTCATCGAAAGAGCAAACAAGTGGTTCGTCTACTGGGACAACTTCCGAAGGGCCGACACTCAGCCCGGAACGAGCGGCCCCAGCCACCGGGACCGTCTCGTTTCCTGTTGTGATGGTGGATTTTACCGATACGAGCCCGACGTATTCGCAAACGAACTTTCAAAACTTGCTGTTCGGGACCGATCCGTCGATCGCGTCCGGGCCGGGGAGCCTTTCGGACTACTATTCGGAAGTCTCTTACGGCCAGTTATCGGTCACAGGGAACGTCGTTGGCTGGGTGACGGCCGACAAAACCCACGATTATTACGGTAGGAATTCGGGCAGAATGGACGCGAACGTAAGCGAATTGATCAGAGAATCAGCACAGAAAGTCGATTCTCAGGTTGATTTCAGCCAATATGATAACGACGGTGACGACGTCGTCGATCAGTTCGTGGTCATCCATCAGGGTGCCGGCGAAGAATTTTCGGGCCAATCAACGGATATCTGGTCCCATCACTACTCGATCGATTATCAGACAAACGACGGTGTAACGATCCAGTCGTACACGATACAGCCCGAAACCCAAAACGGGCAGATCTCGACCACCGGGGTATTCGCCCACGAGATGGGTCACGCGTTCGGTCTCCCGGACCTCTACGATACCGATTATAGTTCCGCTGGAATCGGGGATTGGGGACTGATGAGTAGTGGAAGCTGGAACGGGGTAAATCGCGCGGGTGACTCTCCGGCACATCTATCAGCCTGGAGCAAGCAGTATCTCAGCTGGATCTCACCGACGACACTGCAGAACGGCGAGTCCTTAGCAGACAAGCAGATCGATCCAGCAACGACCACGACGGACTTCTATCAGCTCCGCCAACCGACGAGCCAGCAGCGTGAATACTTCCTGGTCGGAAACCGCCAACGAACAGGGTTCGACAAAGGACTTCCCGGAAGTGGCGTTGCGATTTGGCACATCGACCGCTCGAATATCGACAACAACTGCCTCTACTATAACGACTGTAACGACGATGAAAACGACAAGCTCGTCGATCTCGAAGCTGGCGATGGAGCAGCAGACTTAGACAACGACACGAACACCGGAAATGCCGCAGATCTCTGGCCGTCCGGGACCTTCGATGGCTCGTCAACGCCCAGTTCTGACTTCGATAACGGGACTGCAAGCGACGTGTTCGTCGCAAATATTGGCTCGAGTGGCGGAGCGTCCTATACAGCGGATTTCGGGGTCGGATCGCAGACAACACATGCGTCAGTTGCAACAGGATCAGCGTCAAACGTCGACAGTTCCTCGGCGAGGTTAAGTGGCGATCTCACGGATCTGGGAAGTGCCGCCTCTGTGGACGTCTATCTCACCTACTGGATCGAAGGGCAGAAAAGCTCGACCCAGCAGTACGCTGATGGCGGAACACGCACTTCGACTGGCTCGTTCAGTGCAGATGCGAGTAGTCTACAGAGTGGAACGCCCTACGTGTTCAAAGCGATCGGCCAGGAAGATGACGGCGACTGGGTGCCGACCGGCCAAGAACAAACCTTCCAGACATCGTAATCTCTTCTCTTCGAAGTTCCATCATCGAAGATTCGACATTTTGTGTACTCAAGTGGATGTTGAAAATTGTCTACTCATTGAAGTCAAATATCGTCTACAGCCGAATCATCGCAATTTGAGCTACACGACGACGCGAAATCACAGTTCAGTGTCGTCGGTAATGGATTGCCCGACCAATGCGCCACAACATATCGTCATCGCCGTCGTAGATGCGTTGCGGCCAGATTCAGAGTGATATGATTCCCGGCGCTCGTTTACGGTCCCGACGACGACGTATTTCTCTCGGGCACCGTCGATACCGAGACCGATATCGAACACTCAGAGAGAACTGAGGACCCACCGGATTATCTACGCTCAGCACTTCCCGAAAGTCAACCCAACGCATCGGCATGGGACATTTCGTCGTTGACGTCCGACCAATTGGAAGCACTCGGCTACAAATAGTGATGGCAACGATCACTTGGCTGTGGGTTCCTCACGACGGAGTGTCTGATAATAGGCCTCGATTGACTGCGCTTTCGTAAAGGCTGATTCAAACGTCTCCCGGGCATTGGTTCCCTGTTTCTCGAGGAGTTCCGGCTGTTCGATCCAGCTTTGCAACGCTGACACGACGCCTTCGACATCCCGTTGCCGTACGACTTCTCCAGCCCCTCCGCTATCGACGATCTGGCCTTCATCGTCATCGGGCTTGGCGATGCAGAGGATCGGCATCCCGGCCGCCAACGAAGTATAGAGCTTGCTCGAGACGCAAACGCCCTTGAATCCTTCCTCGACGGCGACGACAGACACGTCTCCGCTGGTCAAGCTGTACGGGAGATCACTCTTTGGCTGATAGGGGAGGAAGATCACATCCTCGCCAGCGACATCGAGATCTTCAGCGAGAGATACCAGACGTTCTTTATTATCACCCTCACCAATGATGCAAAACCGCACGTCGACACCGTCCGCCGAGAGGCGGGCCACCGCTTTGACGACTGTTTCGAGGTCGTGGAATTCAGCGATATTACCGGAATAGAGGAGCGTGAACGGTTCGACAAGGTTATGTTCCTGACTGAACCAGTTCGATTCTTTCTCTTTGGGCTGGATGAATTCGCCATCCGCCCAGTTATGGATGATCTCGATTGTGTCTGCATCAAACCCTGCGCCAGCTACCTGAGTGATCCGATCGCGCATCGCTGGACCGAGTGCGACGACGGTCGTAGCATCCCGAAAGACGAACTGATGAAGGAATCGCCAAATTCGAGCGATGACGCCGTTTTCTCGCAAATATCCGAGCTCGACAGGCTGTGCGGGATACAGGTCGTGGACAATATACGTGTACTCCCATCCGCGAAGTTTACACACCGGCCACAGGACGATCGGCAGAAACGGGGGGTTCGAAACGAAGACGATTTCCCGGTCCTTGGTCGATCGACTGAACAGCAAGGCGACTGCCATCCAGAGCGTGAACACCGTCCAGTTGAACAATCGACGCGGCAACGACGACTGGCGGAGTTGCGGTGCACGGATGCGTTTTACGAGGACGCCCTCGTGAGTGGTCTCGAGTGGCTGCCGTTCGTTTTCTCCACTGTGGTAGTTAGGCTGACCAGTGTAGACGGTCATGTCCAATCCACGGTCTTCGAGACCGACCGCCAACTCGGTCATAAGTTGACCGGTGGAGGCCGTGTCCGGATGGAAATACTCGGTGACTAACACATACTCGCGTTCTTGCCCGGTCATGATTCCGTACTGGGACCGTTCGCCATTGTAGCACTTTCGAGGCGACACTCGCAGGTTCGAAGATCGAACGACATTCCGATAGGGTTGCTGAACATTCAGACGGTAATTCAGTATTGATCGATCGCCCGTCGGAGCGTGGTCGAGATCTCGTCTACCGCCCGGTCCCACGTGAACGAACGCGCGTGATCTATCTCCTCATTGGTCGGCCCGGGATCGCCCGCTTCTAGCAGAGCCGCGGTCCTCGAGGCGAATTCGTCGGGATCTGTTGGGTCGGCCAAAGCGGTATCTTCAGGTAATATCTCCGTCATCGCCGGTCGGTTCCCGGCAATTACCGGCGTCCCGCACGCGATGGCTTCTAGCGGCGGCAATCCGAACCCTTCCTCCAGCGATGGGAACAAAAACGCCGACGCTTGGGTGTATACGTACTTCAATTCCCTGGCTGTGAGAAAGCCGAGCGATCGGATCTGTTCGCGGTCCGACCCAGCACTGTCACCGACGTGCCCGTCGATGAATCGCTCTTGAGGACCTACCAGAACCAGTTCGTGGGGAACATCGTACTCCTCGCGCAACGCTATGTAACTGTCGACGAGGACCTCAGTGTTTTTTCGTTTACCCGTCCCACCGACGTACAAGAGGTATTCGTCTGGGAGTGAAACGGCCGATCCGGCGTGATCATCGAGAAAGACTTCTTGAAGCCCATTCGGCACAACATCGATCGGTGTATCGGGATCAATCCGCGATGTAACCGTCGAGCGGGTATGTCTTGACGGGGCGACGATTCGATCAGCCGCTGAAAGCATTCGAGGAACTCTGAACTGCTGGAGAAGCGTATAGAGCCGCGGCCCGTAGCCGACGAATCCAAAGATGTCGTGGAGGCGCACGACGACCGGAACGTCGAGCGATCGCACCGGACCGTCGCTGTTTGGGCAAAAGAGGACGTCAATATCGGATTCCGAGACCAGACGGGGTAGTATCAGCTGTTCCCAGCCGAGGCCGTACACTTGTGAGTCGCTGTACATCCCCCGGGTAATAACTGGTGTGTCTGTGAAATGATCGCGGACGGACCGGCTGCCGAAAACCACGACGTCAACGCCAGGTTGGTGAGCAAGGGCACGAACAGATTCGACGCTCGACTGGACAGAGCCGCGGGGTTGCTCGACGGAAAACGTTCGTCCATTGACTCCGACTCGCATTGTCCAGTTTACCTCTTGTGATGGGTATACGGCGTTCCGTATCAGGCTTTCTGCTCATGTGCGACACCAGCGTCAGCACCGAGCACGCGGCGATACGTCTTCGAGGAACGCTCGGCGAGTCGTCCGTATGTCTGGCTTTCCACATACTCGGACATTGACTGCTCGTCAAGTATCCCCTCCGGATTACTCGCGACTGACGCGAGCACAGCAGAGAGTGACTCGGCCGATCCCGGCTCGAATGTCGTTCCGAGATTCCACTTGGACACTCGGGCAGCAAACGCACCGAAGTTCGGAGCGATGACTGGACGACCCGCGCTACAGGCCTTCTGGAAGACACCACTGGTCCGGTAGGTACCAAACGACCGTCGGTAGGGGAGGATCACGGCGTCCGCCGCAAAGAAGTAATCGGGAACTGCCTCTTGTGGAACGAACCCCAGTTCAGGGACGACCGTCACGTCCGGGTTCGCAACGCCACGTTCGATTTTGCGTGCGTCAACAGCGACCGGTTTGCCGGCTAGTATGACCGTAATCGGAGAGCCATCGTACTCCTCCAGTGCGTCAACCAGCAGGTCGACACCCTTCTCTGCGCGCATCTCGCCGAAAAACGTGAACACGTATTCTTCCTCGGTGAGATCGAGACGGTCACGAGCGCTCTGACGATCGAACGCCTCGTTCGACCAGGTTTCGACCGGGTCCGGTATCTTTGTCAGCGGGGCGTACTGCTCAATGTCGGTCGCCGACAGAATCAGCTCTCTTCCGATTTCGGATGCGACGAAGAACTCCTTGACCACGTTGTCTCGGGCTAGTCGATGAAGGTTTACGTGATTCCAGGGGCCACGCCGCGAAAAGACATCGGGCACAGCTGTCGAGGCGATGTCCGTCAGCCCATGCTCGATTAGACGCTTCGCAATCGCAGTACGGCGGCGCGTCTGAACGCGAAAGTACGAACCATTGATCGTCGCGACGATCGGTGTCTCGATCGACTGACCGTGGCGATAAATCTCTTTGAGGATGTCGTCAGCGTGCAGAAAGTGGACGAGATCGTAGGACCGCTCCTCGACGTATTCGAGGGCGTCTGCGACGATCGAACCACGTGGATTCCGAATTGCACGAATGGCGTGGCCGGTAGCACTCTTCGGATGGAGACGGTCCAATACGTCGTCGTCGTAGAGATATTTAACGGTCTCTGGGTCGAGGAACTCTTCGTGATGGCCCTCGCGGACAGTACTCAGGATCGTGATCTCGATATCTGACCACAGTTCTGTTAGCTCTTGGCGGAGCAGGCTAGCGTATTCAAGATGATGCCCACCGGTATGCATATCGAAGAGGAGAACGTGCATTCACGACCAATTCCACTCCCAGGAATAAACAGTGTTTCTCATCAGTTTCAGTTCGCGTGATCCGGCGGATGTCTCCCACAGGTAAGTATGGCCGGACCACCCGCGTCGTAGACGAGATGATCAGACGCCCGGTACGGAACGGGATGGATAGGGCTGGTGTCGAGCTTCGCAGCGATCACGTCGTCTAGTTGCTGGTGTGTCTGCACGCAGTCACTTCCGAACTCGCCGGCCCACTCTATCTTCGATTGATCGGCACGGTCGGCGTACATGTCATATGGGGTGAGTTGCTCGTCCAGCGTCGCTCGTGGTACCGCCAGAATTGACCCGAGTAAGAGTACTACGAACGTGACCTTCAGGACCGTATCGCGTCGATGCGAGAGCACACCGAGCTCCTCAGGGAGTCGATCCTGGCTCAGCATCCACGTCCAGTAAAGTGTGCCAAGAATCCCCGGCACGACGATAGTACGCTTTAGCGTCGCGAAGTCCCCCACAACATACAGGACAACTGTGGCACTGCCGAGAGCGATACTCACGGCGAGAAAGAGTTTCCCGAGCGGCGTGCTTCGGCGTCGAAAAAACGATACTGCGGCAAGTGCCAGCGACGCTGCGGACAGACCTGCGACGACAAAAATGCCTGCCACGGCGATGAACCAACTCGACACTCCGGCAACGGAGGGCCAATCGTTGATGTTATTCAGTGCGGACCTGCTTCCGCTCTGAAAGAGCCCCGGACGATCGAGCATTTCAACAGTCGGACCGTCGGCAGATTGTCCACCCCCCGGTGTCTGTTCGGTCGGCGTCGGCTGCTGTTCGGTCGGTGTTGGCGTCTGTTCTGGGGCTGAATCTTTGTGACCACCGTCGTCGGCACCACTGAACAACGACTGCAGCGGGCCGAGGATGGTATTTTCGAAATATGGGATCGTGATTCGTGTTGTCGATAGTCTAGTAGCGACGACCGCCCCGATTAGCGGGATGAGACTGAGACTCCCGTATCGCAGTCCGGTCCGCCGGGAGAGAAACAGCGCAGCAACGATCGCACCGCCGTAGATAACTCCCCAAATGAAGTTAGTGAACGACACTGCGAACAACGCGACTCCGGCGACGACGGCAAATCTTGGATCCGAGTCGTCTTCAAGGAGTCGATAGATCGCGTAGAGGCCCAGAAAGACAAACGTGAAAGTAAATGTCTTGTGACTGGTTTCTCGGATCCGAAAGATGAAGCCACCGAAGACGAATATGGCAGGCACGAACACAAACGGGTGCCACCACGAACTGGTTGGAGTACTCCGAACGAACACGCTGTAACAAAGAATTACGATCGCAGTAAGGACGAACGCGCCGATAAGAGGACTCACATGATTGAGTGAAGTCGGATCGAGACCAGTCGCCTGAAGAAGAGTCGCAATTCCTGTCTGATAGGTATTCCCATTGTGGTAATTAAAAGTATCTGTGATTTGCCCATGTTGGACTAATTCATAGATATCCCGCAACGGCGCACCCTCGTCAGTAGACACGCGGAGCGGTAAGGCTCCCACTATCGTCATCAAGTACGTTATGATAGTGAAAGAGATGATGAGTAATACTTTTGAGCGGCGGTTCACAACCGAGTCCAGTTGAAGTGTAATAAAAAGCACTACGATTTGGGTTACAGTTTCAGAACAACGAATCCGACCAAATACTAGTTGATTCGGGAAAGTTAGTCAATCTGGCTACCAGAATGTAACCAAAATCGACACATTCGCGGGCTTCAAGTCGGTGAATGCATGACCGTCGCTCACGTATTCAGGGGTGGTCTATCCAGCGGAAAGCGGCATGCAGCTTGTGCGCATTGATCCAGTTTGAGGCGGAGTTGGATAAGGACCAATCCAAACAACCGAAGCTATTTGATTCGAGGTGCGAAAGGCGGCCGTACGAATGCTCTATCGCATCGCGGAGTCTCTTTATCCGGCATGGAACGGTTTGGCTACGACGGTCTCCTCACGGTTGCGCCCCGGAACAAACGTGTTCTCCCGGGAGTGGGACATGCTCGTGATTCTCGACACGTGTCGGATTGACGCGCTCCGTGCCGTCGCTCCCGAATTCGATTTCTTGCCGCCCGCTGACGAGATCGGATCACTCTGGTCGGTGGGAAGTATGACTGCGGAGTTCGTCGCAAACACGTTCGTCTCGGATTTCGAAGGCGACTTCGCGAATACGGCTGTGTTCGCCCAGAATT harbors:
- a CDS encoding M6 family metalloprotease domain-containing protein, coding for MVDFTDTSPTYSQTNFQNLLFGTDPSIASGPGSLSDYYSEVSYGQLSVTGNVVGWVTADKTHDYYGRNSGRMDANVSELIRESAQKVDSQVDFSQYDNDGDDVVDQFVVIHQGAGEEFSGQSTDIWSHHYSIDYQTNDGVTIQSYTIQPETQNGQISTTGVFAHEMGHAFGLPDLYDTDYSSAGIGDWGLMSSGSWNGVNRAGDSPAHLSAWSKQYLSWISPTTLQNGESLADKQIDPATTTTDFYQLRQPTSQQREYFLVGNRQRTGFDKGLPGSGVAIWHIDRSNIDNNCLYYNDCNDDENDKLVDLEAGDGAADLDNDTNTGNAADLWPSGTFDGSSTPSSDFDNGTASDVFVANIGSSGGASYTADFGVGSQTTHASVATGSASNVDSSSARLSGDLTDLGSAASVDVYLTYWIEGQKSSTQQYADGGTRTSTGSFSADASSLQSGTPYVFKAIGQEDDGDWVPTGQEQTFQTS
- a CDS encoding glycosyltransferase family 4 protein; amino-acid sequence: MTGQEREYVLVTEYFHPDTASTGQLMTELAVGLEDRGLDMTVYTGQPNYHSGENERQPLETTHEGVLVKRIRAPQLRQSSLPRRLFNWTVFTLWMAVALLFSRSTKDREIVFVSNPPFLPIVLWPVCKLRGWEYTYIVHDLYPAQPVELGYLRENGVIARIWRFLHQFVFRDATTVVALGPAMRDRITQVAGAGFDADTIEIIHNWADGEFIQPKEKESNWFSQEHNLVEPFTLLYSGNIAEFHDLETVVKAVARLSADGVDVRFCIIGEGDNKERLVSLAEDLDVAGEDVIFLPYQPKSDLPYSLTSGDVSVVAVEEGFKGVCVSSKLYTSLAAGMPILCIAKPDDDEGQIVDSGGAGEVVRQRDVEGVVSALQSWIEQPELLEKQGTNARETFESAFTKAQSIEAYYQTLRREEPTAK
- a CDS encoding glycosyltransferase family 4 protein → MRVGVNGRTFSVEQPRGSVQSSVESVRALAHQPGVDVVVFGSRSVRDHFTDTPVITRGMYSDSQVYGLGWEQLILPRLVSESDIDVLFCPNSDGPVRSLDVPVVVRLHDIFGFVGYGPRLYTLLQQFRVPRMLSAADRIVAPSRHTRSTVTSRIDPDTPIDVVPNGLQEVFLDDHAGSAVSLPDEYLLYVGGTGKRKNTEVLVDSYIALREEYDVPHELVLVGPQERFIDGHVGDSAGSDREQIRSLGFLTARELKYVYTQASAFLFPSLEEGFGLPPLEAIACGTPVIAGNRPAMTEILPEDTALADPTDPDEFASRTAALLEAGDPGPTNEEIDHARSFTWDRAVDEISTTLRRAIDQY
- a CDS encoding glycosyltransferase encodes the protein MHVLLFDMHTGGHHLEYASLLRQELTELWSDIEITILSTVREGHHEEFLDPETVKYLYDDDVLDRLHPKSATGHAIRAIRNPRGSIVADALEYVEERSYDLVHFLHADDILKEIYRHGQSIETPIVATINGSYFRVQTRRRTAIAKRLIEHGLTDIASTAVPDVFSRRGPWNHVNLHRLARDNVVKEFFVASEIGRELILSATDIEQYAPLTKIPDPVETWSNEAFDRQSARDRLDLTEEEYVFTFFGEMRAEKGVDLLVDALEEYDGSPITVILAGKPVAVDARKIERGVANPDVTVVPELGFVPQEAVPDYFFAADAVILPYRRSFGTYRTSGVFQKACSAGRPVIAPNFGAFAARVSKWNLGTTFEPGSAESLSAVLASVASNPEGILDEQSMSEYVESQTYGRLAERSSKTYRRVLGADAGVAHEQKA